The sequence below is a genomic window from Humulus lupulus chromosome 3, drHumLupu1.1, whole genome shotgun sequence.
TCCACTGTTGAGTTGTTTGCTTTGCCATAAATATATATCAGAACATGTGGTCTGAATATGATTATTATCCTCAACAATATTGCTCAAGACAATTGTTTGGACACTGTGAGATATTAAcacatattctaaatatttttcaCTCACTGTTGCTTTCCCATTGGCTGCAATTGCAGAATCAAATGCAACTCTGACCAGCATTGCCATAAGCTATGTCTTACTCTTGACCACTTAGTACATATGGTAACTAATGTGAGAGACATCCTTAAATAACAGTTATTATAACTAAAACAAGTCTAATCATAGTGCATACCCCACAACAACCAGAATATTATTTCCTCAaaagatcccaaaatacagtccCATTCCTCATTCTAGTCAACCTTTTCTTGGTTAtattaaagaaatatatgtatatatatattcatgatttCAGCCAAGGCCATACCATAATACACATCACTTGGAAAttatttcaacacttcaaaataAGACAGTACAATTTGATATTGACAGTATGTACAAGTTTCTCATCATACTCTTGCCTCACTATAAGGAAATAAGTCTAATAATGGCTTATTATAATCAAGAAAAGGTTCAAGAATCACTTTTAATAGGGTTAGTTAGTGTAGTTTCTTTTTAtaattcacacattattcaccatAAGTTCAGAACATGGTTCACACAccattcacaccaaattcacacatcATTCTCACATTGTTCACCATAATTTCAAAACATGGTTCGCACATCGTTCACACactattcacaccaaattcacacactattcacactaaaatcacacatggttcacaccaacttcacttcatacatggttcacaccacaatcacacatggttcacaccaattTCACACATTGTTCACACTGAAATTACATATGGTTCACAACAACTTCacttcacacatggttcacactaaattcacaccacaatcacacatggttcacaccaattTCACACATTGTTCACACTGAAATTACATATGGTTCACAATAACTTCacttcacaccaaattcacactaaattcactcCTTATTTCCCAATTAAAACATGCCTCAAGTAGTTAGAAATTTAACCAAAatacaaattcaaaataaacaaaGGAGTCATAATAACAACAAGGGATCCCAACAACAATACCTTGGGCTAGGGTATCAGGCTTGCAAGGGGAGTGTGGGGTCTTAGGTGTTGTAAACCTTGGGCTCCGGCGACGTAGGCTCGACGATATGGCTGAAATGTGGGTGGGTTCGGCGTCGAGACCAAGCGGAGGGGATGGGTTCGAGACCAAGAGTGTAAAAGGGGTTGGTGGCTGTGGAGATGATGACGCAAGTGGGAGGAGGGACGAGGTGGGTGCTGGCCGGAGTACCACCGCAGCTTCGACGAGAATAAATCTGGGTTTGGGAGGGAGGGTTTTCAATGGACGGGAAGGGGGAAGAGAAACTGAAAGAGTTTTATTTGTTTAACAAAAGGGGTAATTTTGTCTTAaagagttaaaaatgtgaaaaacttTAACTAAGGGTTAGAGTTATAAATATATGGCTGAATAGGGTTAGTTCATGGAGTTACCCATGGTTTTTTGGTGCACATCCAAAAAAGAGGCTTACTGGCGCACGCTTTTGTCTTTTTAGCAGGAGAAGTATTTTTGGCCATTTTTTTATTACTGTGTACATgtagttatttaaaatattatccaaattttaaaaaaaaaatccaaataatCTACGGTGCCGAAACATGTTGTTTTtcacacatataaaaaaaaaaatcatgtctCCAACAAACTATTTAAACTTTATTGATAACacgataaattattcaaaatttctcaaaaatttataaaatactttaaataactacaatatacataatcataaaaaaaaatttgctAAAAAATAATTCTGAGCATAGAACTAGAGAGAGGGTGTATCCGAGAACTAATttttcttctatataataagtatgtagataacggaaattcttggttttaacagtttttttatctttttaaaattaactttaacggaatattcttatatttaacagaatattattatatttaaccgtagtttgtaaatacttaaacttaaataaaataaaataaaataattaaaataggaaatttttgagatattttacaataataattatttaaaaataataaataattaaacaaattaaaatataatatttttcagATCTTTTACAATGATAgttgttttaaaataataaataattaaacaaattaaaaaatgatattttacaatgataattatttaaaaataataaaatttttataacttaaataaaatttaattaaacttaaactcaataatatcatattaaacatataatataatctattgttaattagcaacaaattgtttttttttttaaaaaaactagcaaaaaacttaaatttaaaatatacttataatatttaaaattatagtAAACATATagtatataatctcttgttatcactccaaaattcaaaaattataacaaacataaacttaaacaaaaataaataaattatttaattaaaatatgatatttatttcaaaatttatatgacattaataaaaataattaataaattctataaataaaactaaaaaacgTGAATATTGGGCGTTGCTTGTATATAGTGATTATACATAAATAtgttttagaattttattttagaaaaaaaatttaaaatcttattttaaaataatagaaatatatTTTGGGAAAAAGTCCgtacaattaattaaaaaacaaaagataattgattattttgtaaaattttccCACCTATCCTACCCCAAGAAGCTATTATTATTTATCACTGTaacaattattatttaaaaataaaatcaaagttGGTTTTGttgaaataatttaaaataataataattaaaaaaaattattaaaaaccaACCCCAATCCAATAGTCAAATACGTTTCGCAGTAGCCGGAGGAAGAGGAACCCAATTGGAAATGGAGGACGACGAAGAAAATCCGCCACTTGCAGTTGAAATTGACCAATCCACAGGGCCTTATACCAACGGTCAACCCTTAAACGACGACGCAGAGGTCTCCGTCGGGGTCACCGTCATCACCGGCTATCTGGGTGCTGGTAAATCCACTGTAAGCTTACACCCCATTCCCACTCTGCTTCTCTCTATACTCATTCACTCGTTGTTTTAAGAAATATTGATTTATTCTTCTGGGCTCAGCTGGTTAATCATATATTGAACTCCAACCATGGAAAAAAGATTGCTGTGATTTTGAATGAGTTTGGTGAAGAAATTGGTGTGGAAAGAGCAATGATTAATGAAGGAGATGGAGGAGCACTTATTGAAGAATGGATTGAGCTTGCAAATGGGTGTATTTGTTGTACTGTCAAACATAGTTTGGTTCAAGCTCTGGAGCAACTTGTCCAGAGGAAGGAAAGGTATTAAAGAACATAAACTCCTTATTGTATGGAGATGGAGTATGTTTTCATTTGTGGGTTTCTTCTTTTAAGCCTTGATTGATTACATAAATGAATACACAGAGTGAAAGCAACATTTTTTTACCGTTATACGGCTCTTCCCATTTTATTTCATAGCTCGACTTGGGTATGCTGTTCATTGTCATTCATGTAAGGATACTCACTCTTATTATTGAATTGTTTGTAGACTTGATCATATATTGCTGGAGACTACTGGGCTAGCGAATCCGGCTCCTCTTGCATCTGTTCTATGGTTGGATGATCAGCTGGAATCCTCGGTCAAGCTTGACTCAATTATCACTGTAAGTTCTGGTATAGATTCTTTTTTGAAATGTATACAAAATATTACATGTGGTTCGTAACTTGCTTATACCAACTTAACACGGTTACATGTCTATCTAAATTCTAACCACTTAGATGAAATGCTTGGTTAGATTTTCTTTCTTCATGTGATTACGCTTTATTTACAGTAATTGTCACTTGCGACTAACTGAAGTGGTAAGGTAGGTGTGTATGGGCGGTGTGGGTTTCACATCTATGTAAAGTATATTATCAAACAAAATAATAGTACCTATATCATATCTATTTTTTGTTTCTTCATTGTATAGGTTGTTGATGCCAAAAACCTCCGGTTTCAGCTGAATGAGCGTTGCAGTTCATCTTCATTTGCTGAAGCATTTTCTCAAATTGCATTTGCGGTACTCGTATTATTCCTACAGTTTTGCATATGATTATTCCTGATTTCACAATGACCAAGTGTTTGATCATTGCTGCAACTCTATTACGCCTCTGGTGGTCTGTTATTTGCATCCTTACATATTTCTTTTTCCCCACAGCAATGCTAGCTCATGGTTCTGTGATTTCATATGGAATTATAGGTGCATGCTGCTTATTCTGGAGCCTTATTAGTTTTGTTGTTCTGTGTAGGATGTTGTAATTCTTAACAAAGTTGATTTGGTTTCTCCAGAGGGGTCTGGGGGTGTTTTGGATGAACTGGAGAAGGAGATACACAACATTAACGCACTTGCTTGTATTATTCCTACAGTTCGTTGTCAAGTTGATCTGTCCAAAATATTGGACTGCCGGGCCTATGATGCTACAGTTAGTTTCTATATCTCAATCTGCTCGATAAATAATTCATCTTCACTTCATACAAAACTCATCTTCAGTTATCAAAAACTAATTTTGCTAAATTTACCTTCTCAGCACAACACTCGATTAGAAGGACTATTGGATGGAAGTCATGCTCTATTAACACAAAGTCTTCATGACAGTGCTGTGCGAACCTTGTGCATTTCTGAGCACCAGCAAGTTGATCTTGATAAGGTGGTCATTTTGTTAAATTACTAACACATACATTTTAGATAACTTGATTTTTATTAGTAGGccttttctttacttttttccCTATTGCTTCTTAAAACAGTTACCGTTCTTTTTTAGTACCAATGCAGCATGGTCAAAGTCAGACAGTGAAATTATGTTAGTAGatggttttaattttttggaCGACTTAAAATGTGAGTTTAAAATGGAATGAGCTAATAAGGAGTCCCATTAAAATTGGATatgaatttatttttgttaaaacaCAGATTCTCAAGCAAGTTATCACCAAGTCACTATTACAACTTGCAAATACTATTCTAATTAGTGCTTTGCTGTGAATCACTTGTTTGAATTAGTCATTCGCTGAAGTTTCTGGATATCTCATAGTATATTTTAACTTTTCAACAAGTCTAACAGCTTTTACATGACCTTTTCCCCTTGcaattagaatttggaaaattgaaaAACTTGTCATCATGCACTGCAAAATATTGGAAGCTTAAGTAAACTACTAGCTTATCCGCACTATCCTTTGCAGAAAAAGCATATATCCATATTTCTTATGAAAAAGTAAACATAATTTATTAAGGAATTCTGTAATATATAGGTATAATGTGTTAATTACCTCtccttaatctcaaaattattatGTCACTAAATGTTTTACTTATTGGTGCCTAATGAAAAAATGATTTTGAAGGTTCGCCTATGGATTGAGGAGATTCTTTGGGATAAGAAATATGGAATGGATGTATATCGTTGCAAAGGGGTTTTGAGAGTCAAAAATTCCCATCAGCTTCATACTTTGCAGGTAAATATTCATACTGAATGCCACCAACTGCATTTGCAGATAAATTTCACCTGTCTCCCTATATTTGTATTTAAAACTACTCTTTTGGTGGTCTGTCTTTGTTGTGccatatatattattttggttGGTGCTGCAATAATTTTGTGACAGAGGGTCATTGTCAACTTCGTATTCACTGCATTGTAGATATAACATAATTTGGTGAATTATTAGAACACTTGACGCAGTGTGAAGAGAAGTGAGAACAACAATACTGAAGATTAATGCTTCTTAGTCCATGCTTCATTAATATATGTAGATTTGGATTGTTCATTGGCTAACTTTGACTCACGTTTAGATAGTGGGATTGGATGAAAAAATATGATAGAATATGGAAGAATGAGTGAGTAGGAAAAAAACAAATTGGATGTAAAGTTGTAATTTCTTTTTCTTACTATTAGGGGATTATTCAAATTATTGGAGTAGTTCTTTTCTCAAAATCCTCTCTAATTACATAACAAAATCATTTGATAAAAATTCATTTTTATTCAATCCAACCAATCCTACTCTCTAAACGTGGCcttaaattttgaattatgaTACTCATTATCTCTTTCTTGTGTGTGTATTATTGGTATATATTACACatgaaatgttttttttttggcaGGCTGTGAAGGAAATATATGAGATTGTTCCAGCACGTGATTGGAAGATTGAAGAAACTCGGATGAACAAGATAGTTTTTATAGGTATTAATCAGCTCATGCTGTttacttttcctttcttttcaaccaaatcttattttttatttggtATTCATTTTACTTTTGATATATTTACGCAGGTCATAATTTGAATGAAGGTGTTCTTGCGGATTCTTTTAGAGATACTGCAACTTTTTAAACCATGAAACTTGCACAGTTTCTCTAGACAGACATTTGAAGAATTTTGTTTCAgtaaatattttttatgtattaatagcATCGTTGAGATAATCCTCCTTTTTCGTACTTTTAAGTAAAGTTTCATTTTGAATCatatagataattaatagaagaaaaatattattttaatttatgtataatgtatttataatgtttgttgttatttaatatgaatttatatctaagttagattaagtaataaaaattataatatgttttcttgataaaattttagtaaaaattaagattatgtattatatattattattataataatattttacaatatttgaatttatattaatatatataattattatattgaaACTTTATAAAAATTagtattatgtattatatattattataataatgatattttataatatttgaatttttagttttgtattaaatattattataataacaatattttataatattttgaatttatattaatataattattaaatatttattttaccaAAATTTTGTAATCCATTAAAAttgtgtattatatattattattataataataatattttttaacatttgaatttatattaatatattgaatatattattattacaatgatattttataatatttaaatttatataaatataattactaaatatttattttaacgtATTTTTAATGGGAAATTTGCTATTatatactaaaaaattaaataagttaaaaaattaaaccaaaaaaataaatataggAAAGTTATCCTACTTTTTCAATTTCTTCTCCAAAGTACCCCTCACTTTTCAACTTCTCCCCATTTTCTCTAACTCTCTCCTCTCTCCTCCTTCTCtaactcccttctctctctctctcttgctctctctctcttagACAAAAAAAAACCACCACGGCTTGCAGTCAGCCGGCCCTCCACCCACCACGACCTCAGCTAGAGCTCAGCCGGACCTCCCACACACTCAACCGACCTCCACATTCATTTTTCTCACCCAAAAGCAATGGGTAAGTGTTTTTTATGCAAAATATTGTTGGCTTTTGTTATATTTTGTGTAAGTTGTATGGATCTGCACATTGTTGATTGTATTTTGTCTATTTTGCGTTCTGAAATGAAAGTAGACTATGCTCCGTTTTCTgcgtttttttctgggtttttcgtttttttgcgatttttgaaCGATAAATTGCGATTTTGTACGATTTCTACCAAAGTCAGAGGTTAGGGATGAAACTATGCGACATTTGAACGATGCCATTGCGATTTTGTGCGATGTTATGTGTAGCAAAAACTAAGTATTTGTGGGCGATTTGTGGGCGACTTTATCTGTGTGCGATACTTGTGCGATGCCTGTGCGATATCATTGCGATTTTGTTTGTATTAATTTTGTCCAAAATTTCTTGCGATAGTTGTGCGATGTTTTGCGATATTGAACGATATGTGTGCGATTTTAAATTTGTACGACTTTATTTGTACCTTTTTctgattttaaatttttttgtttgtgacACATTCAACTGTATTTGTGCCTGTATTGTATGATGGTGTTTGGGCTGTCGAGGGTTTCAACTGGGTATTCAATTCTCCAACAAGATGTTGATGTTTGACATTGACACTACTCTGGAAAAGTTGCGTGAAGTTTTGTATGAAGAGTTGGATGTGGATCATTTGGTGTATGAACTGAAATTAGAAGTCTGTTACATGTACATGAAGTCTGTTACATTTGGGCGATATTGTGCGATTATTTAGGGAAATAATGATAGTTTATAGCATTTGTGTTGTTTTGCGATATTGAGCAATATTGAGCGATATTGAGCTATTTGAGCGACAGTCAAGGTACTCATAGTTTTAGCGATCTTTGTGCGATGTTTGTGCGATTATATTGGATAGGTTTTgcgattttaatttaaaaacctTATACATTTTTTCTACGATTCATTGCGATGTTTGTGCGATTCATAGTTGTAGTTTTGCGAGTTTTTGCGAGTTCTTTTGCGACATTTGTGCGATTAATAATAATTCCTATTTTTAAAAATGCAGATGGCTCCAGAGCTCGTTCTCCCATTGTCCGAGCATTTTCCAGGGCGTATCACCTACAGAGAGAACAGGTACTTCAGTGCTATAAAGGATAAGTTCGAAGCCTTTAAGTTGACTGATAAGGTGAAGGAAAGTCCCTTCGGATCTTTTTGGAATGCCAGTATTCTTCAATTCTCCGGGGTGATTGTGCATCAACTGTTATTGAGGAAAAAGAAGGTCAGTGAAGTTAAAAATGATGAAGTGTGGTTTTACGTGGGTAAAACGGAAGCCAGATTTGGGAGGTCTGAGTTCAGTTTGATCACAGGCCTAAAGATGAGCGGTGGCCCCTCGACAGCAGAATTGAATACATGTAACAGACTTCTAATTTGTACGATATTGAACGATATGTGTGCGATTTTAAATTTGTACGACTTTATTTGTACTTTTTTCTGATTTGAAAGCACTTGGTGCCTTTCATGTACATGTAACAAACTTCTAATTTCAGTTCATACACCAAAGGATCCACATCCAACTCTTCATACAAAACTTCACGCAACTTTTCCAGAGTAGTGTCAATGTCAAACATCAACGTCTTACTTGTTGGGAAATTGAATACCCAGTTGAAACCCTCGACAGCCCAAACACCATCATACAATACAGGCACAAATACAGTTGAATGTgtcacaaacaaaaaaatttaaaatcagAAAAAGGTACAAATAAAGTCGTACAAATTTAAAATCGCACACATATCGTTCAATATCGCAAAAACATCGCACAAAGTCGCAAAACTATCGCAAGAAATTTTGGACAAAATTAATACAAACAAAATCGCAATGATATCGCACAGGCATCGCACAAGTATCGCACACAGATAAAGTCGCCCACAAATCGCCCAAAAATACTTAGTTTTTGCCACACATAACATCGCACAAAATCGCAATGGCATCGTTCAAATGTCGCATAGTTTCATCCCTAACCTCTGACTTTGGTAGAAATCGCACAAAATCGCAATTTATCGttcaaaaatcgcaaaaaaacgaaaaaacccagaaaaaatgcAGAAAACGGATCATAGTCTACTTTCATACAACTTACACTAAATATAACAAAAGCCAACAATATTTTGCATAAAAAACACTTACCCATTGCTTTTGGGTGAGAAAAATGAATGTGGAGGTCGGTTGAGTGTGTGGGAGGTCCGGCTGAGCTCTAGCTGAGGTCGTGGTGGGTGGAGGTCCGGCTGACTGCAAGCCGTGGTGGTTTTTTTggtctgagagagagagagcaagagagagagagagaagggagttaGAGAAGGAGGAGAGAGGAGGGAGTTAGAGAAAATAGGGGGAAGTTGAAAAGTGAGGGGTAATTTGGGGAAGAAATTGAAAAAATAGGATAACTTTTCCATGTTTATTTTTTGGGTTTAATTTTTTAGCATATAATAGCAAATTTCCCTTTTTAATTTGTGTTAGAAGGTGTtgtgaaaaatatataatatgctTGCAAGTACACAAATCGAACTAGTAGTAAAGTAGTCTAAAGACTAATATTGTCCCATAAggattaaaatcaattaaataagtTAATTCCAGCAAATACTAAATCCTAACTTAATCTAAGCAATCAATTTCGAAAGATAATaataacttaaaataaaatatgaattttaaagAACGAATAATTAAACAAGAATAAACTTAAGATAAGAACAATTGTTAAGGTTTCAACTTCACTCTCTAACAATTCTAATCCTAATCATTAATGTGTCTAATTCAATCCAATATTTTCAACAACCTAGAGCATTATTTTATCTCTATACCATCTCTAAGTGATAACTAGCATGTATCTCTATACGGCCAATTATCCCTACCTTCATTAAGTTCCACCCTAGAAACAATTCTAAACATTTCACCTCTCGATTTCACAATCTAGAACTATTTTGGCTACCTAGATCTATGCATTTCTCTCGATCTCACACAATCTAAGTTGTTCTCCCCACTGTCGGATTGTTTAAATGTTTCACTCTCGAGTAATAATTCTCACAATCTAAATATAGCCCTAATTATAATAATATGCtgcaaaaacaatataaaaatcaCAGTTATAGCAACGATGATTAAAAGTAGAACACAAGAACAATATTGGACTAAATTAAACTTTGCATTAAATCATAGAAATAGAATCATATCAAGAGATCCGTC
It includes:
- the LOC133822937 gene encoding uncharacterized protein LOC133822937 — encoded protein: MEDDEENPPLAVEIDQSTGPYTNGQPLNDDAEVSVGVTVITGYLGAGKSTLVNHILNSNHGKKIAVILNEFGEEIGVERAMINEGDGGALIEEWIELANGCICCTVKHSLVQALEQLVQRKERLDHILLETTGLANPAPLASVLWLDDQLESSVKLDSIITVVDAKNLRFQLNERCSSSSFAEAFSQIAFADVVILNKVDLVSPEGSGGVLDELEKEIHNINALACIIPTVRCQVDLSKILDCRAYDATHNTRLEGLLDGSHALLTQSLHDSAVRTLCISEHQQVDLDKVRLWIEEILWDKKYGMDVYRCKGVLRVKNSHQLHTLQAVKEIYEIVPARDWKIEETRMNKIVFIGHNLNEGVLADSFRDTATF